The following nucleotide sequence is from Candidatus Cloacimonadota bacterium.
AAGGGGGAGAAATGGAAAAGAAGACAAAAACAGGAGGAAAAAAATCTAAAAATAGAAATTGGAAAATCATAACCCCAATTTTCTTGACAAGAAATCGCACTATTCGGTAACACAAATCTTCTAATATTTTTTATATTAAGGGCCCATAGCTCAGTTGGTAGAGCTCCCGGCTCATAACCGGGCGGTGAGAGGTTCAATTCCTCTTGGGCCCACCAGTTTTCTTCTTGAATGAAACTTTACCTCGACAAATTAATTTCCGTTGAAAATACGAAAACCTCGTATTTCGTTTCTCCGAAACGACAAAATACAGAACGCTTTGGAAAAGCGTAATACGGATCCGGTTTCTCCGAAACGACAAAACACAGAACGCTTTGGAAAAGCGTAATACGTAAACGGTGCCTGCTCAAATATGAATCCTCAAATAGATTGACAAAGATATTGGGGAAATCAAATTGACGTTTCAATATTTATTTAAGGAGTTATCTATGATTTTCAGAAAATATTTTACAGTATTTTTTATTTTGTTATTTTTCTTTTCCGGATGTGCAAAAAAAGGTTCGTTGGGTTCGGAATCTAATCCGATAAAAATGTATTTTGTTCCCTCAATGGAAGCCGGTAAAGTCTTATCCGATGGGCAAAAGATCGCTGAATTGCTCTTTGAAGAAACCGGCTATTATTTTGATGTTGCAGTACCCACAAGCTACGCAGCTGTTATTGAAGCAATGGGGACCGAGGAAGCAGACATCGCCTGGTTCGCTACATTTGCCTACATTCTTGCAAATGAAAAATACGGAGCACAAGTCGGTCTCACAACTATTCGCGGGAGTGAGTCACGCTATCGAGGACAATTTGTGGCTCGTGATAATAGCGAGATTCAAACTCTGCAAGACATTGATGGTAAGATAATCGCATATACGGATGCGGCTTCAACTTCCGGTTATATCTATCCCTCTGCCACTCTCAAAAAAAATGGAATTGAACCGGGAAGAACTTTTTTCTCGGGTGGGCATCCCCAATCTATCATCGCAGTTTATAAAGGAACAGCGGATGTTGGCTGTACTTTCTGGTCACCTTCTGATGATGAAGAATCTAACGATGCTCGCATCAGTGTGTTAGAAACATATCCCGATGTCCTGAATAAAGTAAAAATAATTGGCTTTACCGATTGGATTCCGAATGATACGGTTACATTCCGTAGAAATTTTCCTCCTGAAATGAAAAATAAAATCATCTCATCTCTGATGGAAATGTCAAAACAGGGAAAAGGTCAGCGCATTTTGAAAGACCTTTATGACATAGACGGATTCGTAAAATCTTCCAATAGTGATTACGATATTGTGCGAGAGACTTTGGAAAGTTTGAATGTAAATGCCCAACAATTTGTCAAATAGAGATTTTATAAAAGACGGGTCGCAGATTAGACTGACCTTTGCAGATAAACGCTGAATAGATGGGAAATCAATTTAATCCTGATAAAATATGAAATTAAAATCTTTCCACCTATCCATTTTATTCACTCTTCTTTTGTTTTTTACGAGTTGTCAAAATCAAGCACCGCTCGGTTCAAAAAGAAATCCGATCAAAATGTATTTTGTTCCTTCAGTAGAAGCCGGTAAAATATTATCTGACGGAGAAAAAATTACTGAAATGCTTCAGCAAGAAACCGGATATTATTTTCATGTTGCTGTTCCGATCAGTTACGCAGCTGTTATCGAAGCTTTGGGAACCAATGAAGCCGATATCGTTTGGTTGCCACCCTTTGCATATATTTTGGCAAATAAATTATATGATGCACAAGTTGGGCTAACCACGATTAGAAATGGATTGGAAAAATATCGAGGGCAATTTCTGGCAAGAGCGGATAGCGGAATTGATTCGCTAAAAGATGTAGAAGGTAAAACGGTTGCATATACGGATGCTGCCTCCACTTCCGGCTATATATATCCATCTGCAATTTTAAAAGAAAAAGGTATTTCTCCCGCAAAAACATTTTTCGCAGGTGGTCATCCTCAGGCAATTATTTCTGTTTATCAAGGCACTGCTGATGTTGCCTGCACTTTTTGGTCTCCCAAAAGAGGAAATGAAATCCACGATGCCAGAATGCATGTTTTAAACACTTATCCGGATGTTACGGAAAAAATTAAAATATTTGCTTTCTCGGATTGGATTCCCAATGATACTGTAACCTTCAGCAAAAACTTGGCACCCGAGATCAAGCAGAACATAATTTCGGCTTTGATAAAGATCGTCCGGACAGAAAAGGGCAAAAAAATATTTAAAGACACGTATGATATTGATGGCTTCGTTACTTCTGAAGATTCCGATTATGATATAGTTCGGAATGCGTTGGAATCATTAAATTTAAATGCAAAAAAATTTATTAAATAAGGCGAGAAAAAATGGACTATTTACTTGAAACAAAAGGATTGCACAAAAAATATGAAAGTGGAACACACGCATTGAAAGGGATTGATCTGAAAATAAAATCGGGAGAATTCCTCGTTCTTCTTGGTTTGTCCGGCTCTGGAAAATCTACATTTCTGCGTTGTATTAACCGTTTAATAGAGCCAACTGATGGTCAAATATTCTTCAATGATGAAGAAATTCGCTCATTGAAGGGTGAAAAACTTCGCCATGCACGCCGAGAGATCGGGATGATATTTCAACAATTCAACTTGATTAAAAATCTTTCAGTGCTCACAAATGTAATTGCCGGCAGATTGGGATATTTGTCCAATCTGAAATCCATATTTCCAAAATTCGATTCAAAAATCGTGGGAGAAGCTAGAGCAGACATAAAAAGAGTTGGATTAGCTGGTTTTGAAAACCAAACTGTTCGGAATTTGAGCGGGGGGCAACAGCAACGGGTGGCAATTGCGCGTGCTTTGATGCAGCATCCCAAACTGATTTTGGCAGACGAACCTGTGGCAAGTTTGGACCCAGCCACTGCGGATTCGGTAATGAAATATCTCGGAATTCTGAATAAAAATGACAAAATTACCGTCATTTGTTCGCTTCACTTTTTGAGTCTCGCCAGAAAATACGGCTCCAGAGTTGTGGCATTGAAAGATGGTAAACTTGTCTTTGACGGTTCTCCCGCAGAGATAGATAACAAAAGATTTAAACAAATCTATGGCGAAGACGCAGAAGAGGTGGAAATCAGATGAACAAAAATTTAACTAAATTGGCCGGTATCTTAAAAGGTTTTTCAGTAGATTTAATTTTCTGGATCTATATTTTAGCCAGTATTTATTTTCTAATGAACAAATGGTTTCACATTGAATTTTCATTAATGTATATTTTTGTCTTTGCCCTGATTCTCGATTTTTTGTTTTTCATT
It contains:
- a CDS encoding phosphate/phosphite/phosphonate ABC transporter substrate-binding protein; translation: MIFRKYFTVFFILLFFFSGCAKKGSLGSESNPIKMYFVPSMEAGKVLSDGQKIAELLFEETGYYFDVAVPTSYAAVIEAMGTEEADIAWFATFAYILANEKYGAQVGLTTIRGSESRYRGQFVARDNSEIQTLQDIDGKIIAYTDAASTSGYIYPSATLKKNGIEPGRTFFSGGHPQSIIAVYKGTADVGCTFWSPSDDEESNDARISVLETYPDVLNKVKIIGFTDWIPNDTVTFRRNFPPEMKNKIISSLMEMSKQGKGQRILKDLYDIDGFVKSSNSDYDIVRETLESLNVNAQQFVK
- a CDS encoding phosphate/phosphite/phosphonate ABC transporter substrate-binding protein, which produces MKLKSFHLSILFTLLLFFTSCQNQAPLGSKRNPIKMYFVPSVEAGKILSDGEKITEMLQQETGYYFHVAVPISYAAVIEALGTNEADIVWLPPFAYILANKLYDAQVGLTTIRNGLEKYRGQFLARADSGIDSLKDVEGKTVAYTDAASTSGYIYPSAILKEKGISPAKTFFAGGHPQAIISVYQGTADVACTFWSPKRGNEIHDARMHVLNTYPDVTEKIKIFAFSDWIPNDTVTFSKNLAPEIKQNIISALIKIVRTEKGKKIFKDTYDIDGFVTSEDSDYDIVRNALESLNLNAKKFIK
- the phnC gene encoding phosphonate ABC transporter ATP-binding protein; protein product: MDYLLETKGLHKKYESGTHALKGIDLKIKSGEFLVLLGLSGSGKSTFLRCINRLIEPTDGQIFFNDEEIRSLKGEKLRHARREIGMIFQQFNLIKNLSVLTNVIAGRLGYLSNLKSIFPKFDSKIVGEARADIKRVGLAGFENQTVRNLSGGQQQRVAIARALMQHPKLILADEPVASLDPATADSVMKYLGILNKNDKITVICSLHFLSLARKYGSRVVALKDGKLVFDGSPAEIDNKRFKQIYGEDAEEVEIR